A stretch of DNA from Syntrophorhabdales bacterium:
GTTGCGATCTGAGCTATACCTGACTCTCCGTACAGAGGCGAAAAGGAAAAGCAATCATTGCGAGCCACGCTGCTGGCTTTGTTCTCAGCGCTTTAGTCAAACAAACACGACTTCACCACTACCAGATGAAATGTGCGAGCGCACGAGAAAATCACGTTTTCACACTTTCGGTTATGCTCGGGAAGTGGATTGCGTGATGCACCTCCATAGACGCTGGCGAGAAGATTTTCTTAAGTAAGAAATTACCACTGAAATCCGCGCAAGGGCAGAGCCGCTTCTGACTCTACCCTTGCCAGACGTGCCACGCAACCTGCGAAGTTACTCCTGTGTGTCGAAAAGCTTCTTCTCTAGGGTCTTTCCACCTTAATCGCAAAAGCCTCAGTCACCCGCAACACCACTTCGTCACCCACCTTCACTTCGTTCAACCGCTTCACCCGCTTATCCACCGGGTACGTTCTGACGTTGCCCTCAGGCCCTTTAAGGGTGACCGTGCGCTTCTTGTAGTCAATGCCTTCCACGGTGGCCGTTATCTCGGTCGTCTTTGTCATGGTGGCATGAGGCATGTCTCCCTTCGGTGCTACTTTGACCGACTCTACCGCTGCAGCAGCAGGTTTCTCAGTCGACTTTCTCACCCAGATGGCGACCGACTGGGCGTAGGTAGTCTTTACCAGGTCCCCTACCTTCATCTGGTCGAAGTTCCTTACCTCCGGCCCGCAGGTGATCGTCTGCATTGTGCCATCAGGGTATTTGAGGGTCACTTTGCGCGTCGCAGCGTCAATCGCGTCTATAGTGGCTGTTACTGTGGCCGTCCCTGCTACAACCGCTCCCGGCCTACCTGCGGCCTCCTTCGGCGCTGCTTTCATCTCCGCGCTTACTGCAGCCTTTTGCTCCTGTGCCGCTGCAACCTGCGCAAAGGCGACCACGAGCATCACCGCCAGAACTACCGATACCGCTTTTTTCATATACTACCTCCTCCTGATTTGGATTGAATGGCCTTTATGGCACAGCATACTCAGTGCGAAACCTATGTATCAACCCATGCATTGTCAAGCGAGAAGCGGGGACCTTTCAGGATTTCTTTTCAAGAACCGCCTGAGACCCGAGCCGATTAGACTCTGCCACCGAGAGTAATGAAACATTGCCAGTTCTACTCATGCACGAATTGAAACCATCGCGATATACACGTTACAGGAAAGACAATGCGCTGAAGCGCTTCTCAACCAAATTCCAAAACCGATGAGTCTACCATAGGAATGTCGGTGCACGCTTTCCGAAAGTGAAGTCGTCGAATAAGAGCTTCCCTGGCTTCTCCGCCATTCCTGCACAGACGTGCAGCGGTAGTAAGTGCTCTTCGCGTGGATGGCAGTAGCGTACAGAGGGCGCCCGTTCCCAATCAGCCAATTGTTGCTCGCGTGCATGCTGTTGCATCAGCATCTATCTTGCTGGGCATGCCTCACGATTCCCGGGAGGTTTCAAAACGGCTTACTGCTCACTGCCGACTTGCCGCTATCTATTGTATTTCACAAGTGCAGCTCTAGTACGTCTTTGTCCTGCAACACGAAATCTTTGCTTACCATCATACCATCGGACTGAGCATGCCTCCATAACTTTGCGTAGCGAAATTTTGCCACAAAATCCTTGTGGACTTTTACCGCCAGGTCGAGAGTGGTGCTTCCTTTCTTGAGAACGAACGGAGCGTCGAAATCGGGCTTTTTACCTGGCAGCTTTGAATAGACTCTGATGACCCCCAGCTTCTCAAATAACTTCTGATTCAGAATATGAAGGTTCATGTCCTGCGTCACTGAGACAGGGATGATCTCACCCGGCGATGGCGATTTTTTTTCGAACTCTTTAAGTGAACCGGTGAACTCGGTCAGATCCGCCTTCGTCACAACAATAAGTAGCGCGCTCGCAGTGTCAATGTACGGAAGCTGGCTCTTGATCTCCTCAAAAACGAGCTCGTACTCTGTTTCCAGTGCTTCCGAGAGGGCTACTACCGCAACGATGGCGTCCGCTTTCCTCAGCATATTGCCGAACCACATGCTCTGGCTCTCGTCCCCCAGGGCCGGTGTGTCTACGAGTTGTATCCATATATCCTGGTAGCGCATCATCCTGGTCTGGAGGATGCGCGTGGTGTAGGGATAGTCTGCGACCTCAAGAGGTTCTCCTGAAAGGGCCCCCACGACCGCAGATTTTCCACTGTTGGGGAAGCCGATGAAGAGCACCTGGCCGGCCCCCTCCTTTTTGACGTTGTAGAGCAAATCGATCTTTCTCTGGGCTTGCGGTCTTCTCTCTTTTTCTTCTTTCAGCTTGGAAATCCTGGAGCGGAGCTGCGCTATGAGATGGTCGGTGCCTTTATGGTGAGGAATAATTGCCAGCATCCTCTCGATGATGGCTATTTTGTCATCGGGATTCTTAGCGTCGCGCAGTCTCTTCTCTTCTTCGTAGTAGGTGGGCGGAAGATTAGCAGGCATGCTGAAAACCCGTGAGCCGCAAGCAGTGAGCAATGAGCAGCGAAGAAGTGAGAGTGAGCAGTAAGCAGTGAACAGCAGGCAGTAACTGAATCAGGTGACTACCGTTAAGATGTGCTTTCATTGCCTGTCGTGTACTGATGTTTCGAGACTGCTCGCTACTCACTGCTTACTTACTTTTGTTACCATGTGCAAACTGCTTACGGCTCACTGCTTACTTTTCGCCAGGAAATACTCTGGCGAAAATGGTGTCCACATGTGCGAAGTAGTGCTCGTCCGAGGTGATCTTCTTAATTTCGTCCTCTGAAAGATGAGCCTTGAGCTCCGCATCGCCGAGAAGAGCAGAGACAAAATCGGTTTTGTTCTCGTAACAGTCCATTGCTATGCGCTGGGTGATCTTGTAGGCCTCCTGCCGCGTGAGGCCTTTCCTGACAAGGCTCAGCATCACGGCTTCAGAATGGTAGAGACCCTTGGTGATGCCCAGATTACGCTTCATGTTCTCAGGGTAGACGACGAGAGTTCTGTAAAGGTTGGTGAGTCTGTTCAGCATATAATCGAGCAGGATGGTACCGTCCGGAGCGATCACTCTTTCCACCGAAGAATGACTGATATCTCTCTCGTGCCAGAGAGGTATATTCTCAAGCGCTGCCACCGCATAACCGCGGAGCAGCCTCGCGAGGCCGGAGAGATTCTCAGACCCGATGGGGTTCCGTTTGTGAGGCATGGCAGACGAACCCGTCTGGCCTTTAGTGAATTGCTCCTCCGCCTCGCTCACCTCAGTGCGTTGAAGGTGGCGGATTTCAGTGGCAAACTTTTCCACAGAGGAGCCGATGATTGCGAGTGTTGTAAAGAACTCGGCGTAATAATCCCGTGGTACGATCTGTGTTGAGATGGGGCAGGGCCTGAGGCCGAGCTTGCTGCAGACGTACGTTTCAACGGACGGCGGAACGTGGGCATAGGTGCCGACAGCGCCCGAGATCTTTGCGAAAACAATGCGTCCGCGCGCGGCCTTGAGGCGCTCATGGTTTCTCCTCATTTCATCATAAAAATGAGCCATCTTGAGTCCGAACGTCACCGGTTCTGCGTGAATGCCGTGGGTTCTGCCAATCATGGGCACGGTCTTGTACTGAAAAGCTTTGTCCTTGAGAACATTCATCAGATTCACAATGTCTTCCAGAAGGAGATCGGATGCTTCTTTCAGGAGACAGGAAAAGGAGGTGTCGAGTATGTCAGAGGAAGTCACCCCCATGTGTACCCATTTCGAAGCGGGACCGATCGACTCTGAAAGGGCCTGAATAAAGGCCACGACATCATGTTTTGTTTCCTGCTCTATCTCCTGTACCCTTTTCACATCAAAACGGGCCTTCGTCTTTATGGTCTCCAGATCATTCGCAGGTATGAGACCCAATTGGCCGTAGGCTTCGCATATACCGATCTCTATATCGAGCCATTTGGCAAGTTTGTTCTCTTCTGTCCAGATGCGGGCCATCTTTTCTCGCGTGTATCTCTCTATCATCGAATCCTCTCTTCGCTCAGGCCTTCAGCTGTCAGCCATCAGCTTTGCAGCTTTATAAACTACTCAACGACTCAACTGTCTTATCTTATCCAAGCCCATCAGCACTGTCAATCCTGAACATGAACGCGTGCCAGCCATTCACCCCGGCCTTTCTGGCGAGGGTGTGCTGCAAGAACAGAGCGAGTAGGCGGTCCCGATATTGATCCTCGATGCCCGATACGAGAAGCAAGCCGCTATTCGCCACACGACTGACGAGAGCCTTATAATGTTTCGAAACCGTTTCGTAGTCCAGGTTGGCGAGTACAACGTCGAAGCGGCCTCTCAGGCTCGCGAGATCCGTGCACGCCAGGGCAATGTTGTTCAGATCATTCAGGGCGGAATTGTGTTTTGCTGCATCGACTGCAAGCGGGTCTCTATCGATAGCTGTCACAAATGCGCCCTTCTGCGCTGCGCGTATAGCAAGGATTCCTGAACCGCAGCCAACATCCAGAACCTTTATTTGCTTGAGGTCGATTTGGTTCATCATGCGCAGCATCAATTTGGTCGATTCATGTCTGCCAGTGCCGAAGGCCATGCCGGGATCGATAATGAGTACATCTCCAGCCCTTCCATGTTTCTGCCAGGGAGCGAGAATTGTAACGCCGCTTATAGTGATGGGCCTGAAGTACTTCTTTGTGAGGGTGACGTAATCCTGCAGTTCCTCCTTGACGATGCTTCTTTTT
This window harbors:
- a CDS encoding 50S ribosomal protein L11 methyltransferase, producing the protein MKPPGTKYVVRVDLVAEKGVEEILPEFIFDECGGVWIEETIEQVCIRCYPKQLKSFLRHIRESGLRFAKRSIVKEELQDYVTLTKKYFRPITISGVTILAPWQKHGRAGDVLIIDPGMAFGTGRHESTKLMLRMMNQIDLKQIKVLDVGCGSGILAIRAAQKGAFVTAIDRDPLAVDAAKHNSALNDLNNIALACTDLASLRGRFDVVLANLDYETVSKHYKALVSRVANSGLLLVSGIEDQYRDRLLALFLQHTLARKAGVNGWHAFMFRIDSADGLG
- the purB gene encoding adenylosuccinate lyase gives rise to the protein MIERYTREKMARIWTEENKLAKWLDIEIGICEAYGQLGLIPANDLETIKTKARFDVKRVQEIEQETKHDVVAFIQALSESIGPASKWVHMGVTSSDILDTSFSCLLKEASDLLLEDIVNLMNVLKDKAFQYKTVPMIGRTHGIHAEPVTFGLKMAHFYDEMRRNHERLKAARGRIVFAKISGAVGTYAHVPPSVETYVCSKLGLRPCPISTQIVPRDYYAEFFTTLAIIGSSVEKFATEIRHLQRTEVSEAEEQFTKGQTGSSAMPHKRNPIGSENLSGLARLLRGYAVAALENIPLWHERDISHSSVERVIAPDGTILLDYMLNRLTNLYRTLVVYPENMKRNLGITKGLYHSEAVMLSLVRKGLTRQEAYKITQRIAMDCYENKTDFVSALLGDAELKAHLSEDEIKKITSDEHYFAHVDTIFARVFPGEK
- a CDS encoding GTPase, translated to MPANLPPTYYEEEKRLRDAKNPDDKIAIIERMLAIIPHHKGTDHLIAQLRSRISKLKEEKERRPQAQRKIDLLYNVKKEGAGQVLFIGFPNSGKSAVVGALSGEPLEVADYPYTTRILQTRMMRYQDIWIQLVDTPALGDESQSMWFGNMLRKADAIVAVVALSEALETEYELVFEEIKSQLPYIDTASALLIVVTKADLTEFTGSLKEFEKKSPSPGEIIPVSVTQDMNLHILNQKLFEKLGVIRVYSKLPGKKPDFDAPFVLKKGSTTLDLAVKVHKDFVAKFRYAKLWRHAQSDGMMVSKDFVLQDKDVLELHL